CCTTTGGTCGAAGTGCGGTCCGAGGTAACGAGGTTGTGCAAGACAGTTTGGATGGTGCGGTTGAGCTTGTGGTTGGTGGCCTTGGAGTTGGACTCGCGCAGGTCGCTGACGATCTTGGTATACAGGAGGGAGCGGAGAGACTTGGAGGGCGTCGAGATTAAAATGGGGAAGAGGGTGGTAAGCAGGCTGGTCGAGTCGATGACATCCTTGCGACGGAGGAGAGACAAGCTGCCAACAACCTTTTCGCGAAGATCGGGGTTGAGAACGGCATGGTGTTGAGTCAAGAGCTCCTTAAGGTGGTCGAAGTAGGGGGCAGTGACATCGGGGTACAGATCGGCGACGTGCGCGACGAGGTCAACGAGATCGTGGAATTTCTTGTTATCTTCGctggaggcggaggaaggggacGAGATGAAGATTTGCCGTTGGGCGTCGTATGCGAGCCATTGGTCGTAAAACTCTTGGGCATAGgatctggaggaggaggccaggGTGTTAGTAAACAGAAGCGACTGACGACGAGGGCAGCAattggcgacgacgacgacgacgacgacgacaacaacaagaacaactcACTTGGGATCCCTCCTGATCTTGTACTGCAAACTGACCAGGTCAGCGTCGACCTTCTCGAGGGCGGCCACCTTTCTCTTGGGCATCTTGGCGGCTGGAGCGGGAAGGACGGTATTCTGAGTGATGTTGAGATCGATGCGAGTCGCAACGAGAGTGCAAGCCGGTTCCCTCTGCTCTGTTCAGTTCCAGTCCTCTGGCACAATCCTCAACCCTCGCTTTGCCTGGAGCTTCAGCGGTCCAGAATTTTTTGGGAAATTGATTCCTTATCGGATCCTTATCAGCTGCGCCAGTGGAGTTGGTGGACGTTCCAGGCGGGGAGGACCCTGGACAGCGCGGCATTCTGTACCCCACTTGAACTGTGCCCTTttaaattttctttttctgccgCGCTTTTTCTTggatttcttttcccttttgcttTCCACAAATCACCATTTACTTGGGCGATTGACGGCAGCAACTGCTCCCCGCGGTTTGCTATTCCCATTCCGGCGATGATGCATTCCTCATCCGCCACTTGAACTTGGACAACCGAGACGATTGGCATATGCTGTCTTTCGTTTCGTCCTTCATCTCCCAACAACATGCGGCTCTTCCTCGTTCGACACGGAGAGACCGTCGACAACGTGGCCGGTTTATAGTACGTTCAATCCAGCAGACCATGTCCACAGGACAATTGGCTGACCTTCCCCAGCGCAGGCATTCGTGACTCCCCCCTCACCACCCACGGTGTCTTGCAGGCACGTCGTCTAGCCTCGCACTTTGCCTCGCGGTCGTCCTCAATTGGTCCTGTCACGCACATCTTCTCTTCCGATCTGCAGCGCGCAGTCAGTACTGCCCAGGCCATTGTGGACGCCCAGGTGACGAAGGCAACGGAGAAGGAAGATACGGACCATTCCAAGCTCCAACTAGTACAGGTTGTCGAGCTTCGCGAACGCGATTTCCGATCTGCCGAGGGGAAGCGCTTTGGCACACCGCATTCCGATGCCGAAACGCATGACGAGATGCGCGCGCGAGCCACCGATTTCGTACAAGCCCACCTGGATCCGCTGCTGGACAGTATCTCCAATGGTGATAACTGCAAGACCAACACCTCCGTCGTGGTTGTCGCGCATGGCTTGATACTCAACTCGCTCTTGAGATCACTTTTGGCGCGTTATGCCCCAGAAGAGATGACGAGGCTTGCCAACGCAAAGCTGTCGTCGGGTTCTGTTGCCGGAAGGTCAGAATTTCTCGCTGCTTGGAGCAACACTGGATATCTCGAGATGAAGGTGGATGCCATCGCCTCGTCTGAGGAAACCGAGAAGTCGACTGCTCAGTTGACTGTCGTCCGGGTCAACGTCCTTGACCACCTCCACGGCCTGAAAAGGACCAGGGGTGGCATTGGCAGTGCCAAGTTTGACAGTAAACAGAAGACGATGGATTCGTTCTTCAAACCCGCTGCCAAAAAGCGACGGGTTGATTGACCGGTGTCAGCAATTGGTATGTTCCTGCCTCCTTTCTTCATTTACACCACACACCCTGCCTGCTTTTCATGATGAGAAAAACAATGTTCACAGACCTGTACCGAAACACTATGTGGAAAAACTTGTCCAACCGCTATCTGAGAAAGCACATCACAATTGTCCTGGTTATCATTGTCTTGATGTGAGCGCCGTTGCTAACGGGTATCAAAGACAGGATATCTTGAACTGGCACCACTCGAGGCTTGCTGGAATATGCCAAGCCATCGTTACTTCGGTACACCTCAGAATAGCTCGCAATGATACTTGATCCTTTTCATAACCTTCACTCTTTGTAAACCCGTGATTCTTGATATTGCCTAGACACATATGCTATGATCATGCGATTTGAGTCTTTCAATGATCATGTCTCTTTTGCTATTCCTCGTCGCTTTCGCCTTCCTCGCTATCAATGGACTCTagctcctctccttcctctgaCGGCAGTATCCTGGGGAACCATCCATACTCTGCGAAGTCAACCATGAGCTCTCCCAATGCCCCCGTTGTAACAATGACACCTTCCGCCTCCAATGCTGTCGCTTGGCTGCGTGATCCTTCCGGCTGAGATCTTATAAAAAATGGGCTGTCAGTATCTGATCCGTCACATACATTGACGATCCACATGTAGTTCAACAGGCAATTCTCCTTTGAGCCGATGTCTGAGCTGCCGTTGGAAGCGCACATACCGAGGAGAAATAACGCCCTTGGCATTGATCACTCTCTGCCAGGGTACATTCTCATGATTGAACCGGGCTGACGGGTCAATGGGGAGGTGTTTGAGGCAGACTCCTACCTGCCGGGGCCGTTGCGCTGTTGAGTTTATGTCGCTTGTCAGCATTTCCACCTGTGTGGTACGAA
The Neurospora crassa OR74A linkage group II, whole genome shotgun sequence DNA segment above includes these coding regions:
- a CDS encoding MGMT family protein, translating into MARSEEAQAFFHAVYSAVQEIPHGKVTSYGHIAKLVGTPQRPRQVGVCLKHLPIDPSARFNHENVPWQRVINAKGVISPRSQPEGSRSQATALEAEGVIVTTGALGELMVDFAEYGWFPRILPSEEGEELESIDSEEGESDEE
- a CDS encoding phosphoglycerate mutase: MRLFLVRHGETVDNVAGLYAGIRDSPLTTHGVLQARRLASHFASRSSSIGPVTHIFSSDLQRAVSTAQAIVDAQVTKATEKEDTDHSKLQLVQVVELRERDFRSAEGKRFGTPHSDAETHDEMRARATDFVQAHLDPLLDSISNGDNCKTNTSVVVVAHGLILNSLLRSLLARYAPEEMTRLANAKLSSGSVAGRSEFLAAWSNTGYLEMKVDAIASSEETEKSTAQLTVVRVNVLDHLHGLKRTRGGIGSAKFDSKQKTMDSFFKPAAKKRRVD